A window of the Spirochaetota bacterium genome harbors these coding sequences:
- a CDS encoding C-GCAxxG-C-C family protein has translation MKADDAIDYFRQGYNCAQSVFTVFAKENGLTEDMALKLSTGLGAGRGRLQSTCGAVTGGCLAIGMIYGKGADDDTNEKRDTTYELVRRFDAEFSRAVGSTSCRDILGCDLTTDEGKKRYEAENMRENKCEPAVAEAVKILETLL, from the coding sequence ATGAAAGCTGACGATGCTATCGATTATTTCAGACAGGGATACAACTGCGCACAGTCGGTGTTCACCGTGTTCGCGAAAGAGAACGGTCTCACCGAGGATATGGCGCTCAAACTCTCCACCGGTCTCGGTGCCGGGCGCGGACGCCTGCAGAGCACCTGCGGCGCGGTCACCGGCGGCTGTCTCGCCATCGGTATGATATACGGCAAGGGCGCTGACGATGATACGAACGAGAAACGCGATACTACCTATGAGCTGGTACGACGCTTCGACGCGGAATTCAGCCGTGCCGTCGGGAGCACATCGTGCCGTGATATACTCGGCTGCGACCTTACCACGGACGAGGGAAAGAAGCGCTACGAGGCGGAGAACATGCGCGAAAATAAATGTGAGCCCGCGGTAGCCGAAGCGGTAAAGATACTTGAAACACTTCTCTGA